Proteins encoded together in one Mycolicibacter minnesotensis window:
- a CDS encoding HIT family protein: MTTVFTKIINRELPGRFVYEDDDVVAFLTIEPMTQGHTLVVPRAEIDQWQDIDGAAFARVMAVAQQIGKAVCRAFDTERAGMIIAGLEVPHLHVHVFPTCSLADFGFAGVDRSPSAESLDEAQAKIKAALAELR, translated from the coding sequence ATGACCACCGTGTTCACCAAGATCATCAACCGGGAGCTGCCGGGCCGATTCGTCTACGAAGATGACGACGTCGTCGCCTTCTTGACCATCGAGCCGATGACACAGGGCCACACCCTGGTGGTACCCCGCGCCGAGATCGATCAGTGGCAGGACATCGACGGCGCCGCCTTCGCCCGGGTTATGGCGGTGGCACAGCAGATCGGCAAAGCGGTGTGCCGGGCGTTCGACACCGAGCGCGCCGGCATGATCATCGCCGGCCTCGAGGTACCCCACCTGCACGTCCATGTCTTTCCGACCTGCAGCCTGGCCGACTTCGGCTTTGCCGGCGTGGACCGCAGTCCCTCTGCGGAATCACTGGACGAAGCCCAGGCCAAGATCAAGGCCGCCCTGGCCGAACTCCGCTGA
- a CDS encoding sensor histidine kinase, with protein sequence MGTVKPLRDILPLKVSLVAATLAMVAIGLLAQGYAVTTILRHRLIGRIDATLIDAANGWALEQRGLHPSREDDDPHAGRPPTSFYVRDVDPDGSVWTVVNDHNAEPLLPPDNDVGSVPVTIGSVDGSGVQWRALSVHGENGRLITVARDLSDPRATLRYLAWWRMAIGVGVLLILGAAGYVVVNRSLRPLAEVERTAAAIAAGRLDSRVPERDPRTEVGQLTLALNGMLAQIQEAVASSVASAESARISEERMRRFITDASHELRTPLTTIRGFAELYRQGAARDVELLMSRIESEARRMGLLVEDLLLLARTDAQRPLERHWVDLLVLASDAVHDARAIAPNRTIELEVFDGPGTPEVLGDDARLRQVLSNLVSNALQHTPDGAAITVRVGTEGDNAILEVVDQGPGMSEQDVERAFERFFRTDSSRARASGGTGLGLSIVDSLTRAHHGSVTVSSPPGQGCTFRVSLPRLADASARSTELPAEIL encoded by the coding sequence ATGGGGACGGTCAAACCCCTTCGGGACATTCTGCCGCTGAAAGTCAGCTTGGTCGCTGCCACCTTGGCTATGGTGGCCATCGGTCTGCTGGCACAGGGCTACGCCGTCACCACGATCCTGCGGCACCGTCTGATCGGCAGGATCGACGCGACTCTCATCGACGCCGCCAACGGGTGGGCGCTGGAGCAGCGCGGCCTGCACCCGTCGAGGGAGGACGACGACCCCCATGCCGGGCGGCCGCCGACGAGTTTCTACGTTCGCGACGTCGACCCCGACGGCAGCGTCTGGACCGTCGTCAACGACCACAACGCCGAACCGTTGCTGCCGCCGGACAACGACGTGGGTTCGGTGCCGGTCACGATCGGCTCCGTCGACGGGTCGGGGGTCCAGTGGCGGGCGCTGTCGGTGCACGGCGAGAACGGTCGGCTGATCACCGTGGCCCGGGACCTGTCTGACCCCCGGGCCACCCTGCGCTATCTCGCCTGGTGGCGGATGGCGATCGGCGTCGGAGTGCTGTTGATACTGGGCGCAGCCGGCTATGTGGTGGTCAACCGCAGCCTGCGGCCGCTGGCCGAAGTCGAACGCACCGCCGCGGCGATCGCCGCCGGCCGGCTGGACAGTCGCGTGCCCGAGCGAGATCCACGTACCGAAGTCGGACAGCTCACGCTCGCGCTCAACGGCATGCTGGCACAGATCCAGGAGGCGGTCGCCTCCTCGGTGGCCTCGGCGGAGAGCGCCCGCATCTCCGAGGAACGGATGCGCCGTTTCATCACCGATGCCAGTCACGAACTGCGCACCCCACTGACCACGATCCGCGGCTTCGCCGAGCTCTACCGGCAGGGCGCGGCTCGCGATGTGGAGCTGTTGATGTCGCGCATCGAAAGCGAGGCGCGTCGGATGGGCCTGCTTGTCGAGGACCTGCTGTTGCTGGCCAGGACCGATGCCCAGCGGCCGTTGGAGCGGCATTGGGTAGACCTGTTGGTGCTGGCCTCAGACGCCGTCCACGACGCCCGGGCGATCGCGCCGAACCGCACCATAGAGCTCGAAGTCTTCGACGGCCCGGGAACACCGGAGGTCCTCGGCGACGACGCCCGACTGCGACAGGTGCTGAGCAATCTGGTGTCCAACGCGCTGCAACACACGCCAGACGGGGCCGCGATCACCGTGCGGGTGGGCACCGAGGGCGACAATGCCATCCTCGAGGTCGTCGACCAGGGGCCTGGCATGAGTGAGCAGGATGTGGAGCGGGCCTTTGAGAGGTTTTTCCGAACTGATTCATCACGTGCTCGAGCCAGCGGCGGCACCGGTCTGGGGCTCTCGATCGTCGACTCGCTGACCCGGGCGCACCACGGTTCGGTGACTGTCAGTTCGCCGCCGGGGCAGGGTTGCACGTTTCGTGTCTCGCTACCGCGCCTGGCCGACGCCTCGGCGCGATCCACCGAGTTGCCCGCTGAGATTCTCTGA
- a CDS encoding response regulator transcription factor, protein MGATAAQEAAPEARVLVVDDETNIVELLSVSLKFQGFEVYTASSGPAALDRAREIRPDAVILDVMMPGMDGFGVLRRLRADGIDAPALFLTARDSLQDKITGLTLGGDDYVTKPFSLEEVVARLRVILRRAGKGVQEPRNSRLSFADIELDEDTHEVWKAGQPVSLSPTEFTLLRYFVINAGTVLSKPKILDHVWRYDFGGDVNVVESYVSYLRRKIDTGDKRLLHTLRGVGYVLREPR, encoded by the coding sequence ATGGGAGCAACAGCTGCGCAAGAGGCCGCACCGGAGGCCAGAGTTCTCGTCGTCGATGACGAAACCAACATCGTCGAACTGCTGTCGGTCAGCCTCAAGTTCCAAGGATTCGAGGTCTATACCGCCTCCAGCGGGCCTGCGGCGCTGGACCGCGCGCGAGAGATTCGGCCCGATGCGGTGATTCTCGATGTGATGATGCCGGGCATGGACGGGTTCGGCGTGCTACGTCGACTACGCGCCGACGGCATCGACGCTCCGGCACTGTTTCTGACTGCGCGCGATTCGTTGCAGGACAAGATCACCGGCCTGACCCTCGGCGGTGACGACTACGTGACCAAGCCCTTCAGCCTGGAGGAGGTGGTGGCCCGGCTGCGGGTCATCCTGCGCCGGGCAGGCAAGGGCGTCCAGGAGCCGCGCAACTCCCGGCTGTCGTTCGCCGACATCGAACTCGACGAGGACACCCACGAGGTGTGGAAGGCCGGCCAGCCGGTCTCCTTGTCGCCCACCGAGTTCACGCTGTTGCGGTACTTTGTGATCAATGCCGGCACGGTGCTGAGCAAGCCGAAGATCCTGGACCACGTCTGGCGCTATGACTTCGGTGGCGACGTCAACGTGGTGGAGTCCTATGTCTCCTATCTGCGGCGCAAGATCGACACCGGAGATAAGCGTCTGTTGCACACCCTGCGCGGTGTCGGATATGTACTGCGCGAGCCGCGATGA
- a CDS encoding MlaD family protein has product MSLAKQLIALSTAPARLGLSIADAGLGVATAALGLARQSLGETSDRGTANSMAHMLGLDDTIARANRLAKLMDDDAPLGRALAPGGPADRLLAPGGLIDQLTGPGGVIDRLTAEGGGLQRALQPGGLVDQLTDEDGLIERLLAEDGLADRLLSEGGLIDKLTARNGPLEQLAGVADTLSRLAPGMEALEPAIETLQEAVIALTLVVNPLSNIAERIPLLPRRSNRRSSPRTVRSQRVIDQDPTDPQS; this is encoded by the coding sequence GTGAGCTTGGCCAAGCAGCTGATCGCGCTGTCTACCGCCCCGGCACGGCTAGGTCTGTCGATTGCGGACGCCGGGCTCGGGGTGGCCACCGCGGCACTGGGCCTGGCCCGCCAGTCGCTCGGCGAGACCAGTGACCGTGGAACGGCCAACTCGATGGCACACATGCTAGGCCTGGACGACACCATCGCGCGCGCCAATCGGCTGGCCAAATTGATGGACGACGATGCCCCGCTGGGACGTGCGTTAGCCCCGGGCGGCCCGGCCGACCGATTGCTGGCCCCGGGAGGCCTGATCGACCAGCTGACCGGACCCGGTGGAGTGATCGACCGGCTCACCGCCGAGGGCGGCGGGCTGCAACGGGCACTGCAGCCCGGCGGACTCGTGGATCAACTGACCGATGAAGACGGACTCATCGAACGCCTGCTGGCCGAAGACGGCCTAGCCGACCGGTTGCTGTCCGAAGGGGGGCTGATCGACAAGCTCACCGCCCGCAACGGCCCGCTGGAGCAGCTCGCTGGTGTCGCCGACACCCTGAGCCGGCTGGCCCCCGGCATGGAGGCACTGGAGCCCGCCATCGAGACGCTGCAGGAGGCGGTCATCGCGCTGACGCTGGTGGTCAATCCGCTGAGCAACATCGCCGAGCGCATTCCACTGCTGCCACGCCGCTCCAACCGACGCAGCTCACCCCGAACGGTCCGCTCTCAACGGGTGATCGACCAGGACCCGACCGATCCGCAGAGTTGA
- a CDS encoding alpha/beta fold hydrolase — protein MTTQLSHDETLREVTTEQGVLRYHEAGDGPTLLMLHGSGPGVTGWRNYRGVLSAFAEHFRCLVLEFPGFGVSDDFGGHPMVTAFGAVPAFTEALGLDRFSIVGNSMGGGVGIGYAIGNPDKVSKLVTIGGIGTNLLSPGPAEGIRLLQDFVDNPSRDALVRWLHSMVYDPAVITDELIEERWALATDPDTLASARRMYGKEAFTNMVKMMQASKGPLPWAMMHRLKTPTLVTWGRDDRVSPLDMALIPMRTIPDAEVHVFPNCGHWTMIEAKDAFTRVVLEYLTRD, from the coding sequence ATGACGACACAGCTGAGCCACGACGAGACCCTGCGCGAGGTCACCACCGAGCAGGGAGTGCTGCGCTACCACGAAGCCGGTGATGGGCCGACGCTGTTGATGCTGCACGGCTCTGGGCCCGGTGTGACCGGCTGGCGCAACTACCGCGGCGTGCTGTCGGCCTTCGCCGAGCACTTCCGCTGCTTGGTGCTGGAGTTTCCCGGATTCGGGGTCAGCGATGACTTCGGCGGGCACCCGATGGTGACGGCGTTCGGCGCGGTGCCTGCGTTCACCGAAGCGCTGGGGCTGGATCGGTTCAGCATCGTCGGCAACTCGATGGGTGGCGGCGTCGGGATCGGCTATGCGATCGGCAACCCCGACAAGGTGAGCAAGCTGGTGACCATCGGAGGCATCGGTACCAACCTGCTCAGCCCGGGACCCGCCGAGGGCATCCGGCTGCTGCAGGACTTCGTCGACAACCCCAGCCGCGACGCCCTGGTGCGGTGGCTGCACTCGATGGTCTACGACCCGGCGGTGATCACTGACGAGCTCATCGAGGAGCGGTGGGCCCTGGCCACCGACCCCGACACCCTGGCCAGCGCACGGCGCATGTACGGCAAGGAAGCCTTCACCAACATGGTGAAGATGATGCAGGCGTCCAAGGGGCCGCTGCCGTGGGCGATGATGCACCGGCTCAAGACCCCCACCCTGGTGACCTGGGGACGCGACGACCGGGTCAGCCCGCTGGACATGGCGCTGATCCCGATGCGGACCATCCCCGATGCCGAGGTGCACGTGTTCCCCAACTGCGGGCACTGGACCATGATCGAGGCCAAGGACGCCTTCACCCGCGTGGTGCTGGAGTACCTGACGCGCGACTAG